One stretch of Tepiditoga spiralis DNA includes these proteins:
- a CDS encoding endonuclease/exonuclease/phosphatase family protein, with protein sequence MKKVLKVSLWILSILVVAVIAFFGFYTAVDFKPNKVIKLNVTSNGKSIDKNELTLMTWNLGYMGMGKEIDFFMDGGTQSNPKKENVERNLKGILNFISTHNADFYLLQEVDKNSKRSYHIDESKEIAKALNNYAYSFAVNYKNPYVPVPLSDPMGKVLSGLFTLGKYTPSSATRYALPGEYGWPIKLVQLDRCIQEWRFPYKDKELVIINTHNSAFDDGSLRKTQMGFLKDKLLSEYKKGNYVIIGGDWNMVPPGVPLNNFKSEQKIPSWIIEISKDWPDKGWKWNYDIKTPSIRNDDIPYTPGKNYTTIIDSFLTSPNIVVESINGYNLNFVYTDHNPVMIKVKLN encoded by the coding sequence ATGAAAAAAGTTTTAAAAGTATCACTTTGGATTTTATCTATACTTGTTGTTGCGGTTATTGCGTTTTTTGGTTTTTATACAGCTGTGGATTTCAAACCAAATAAAGTAATAAAATTAAATGTTACTTCAAATGGAAAATCCATTGATAAAAATGAACTTACTTTAATGACTTGGAACTTGGGTTATATGGGTATGGGTAAAGAAATTGATTTTTTTATGGATGGTGGAACTCAATCTAATCCTAAAAAAGAAAATGTAGAAAGAAATTTGAAAGGAATACTCAATTTTATATCTACTCACAATGCTGATTTTTATTTATTACAAGAAGTAGATAAAAATTCAAAACGTTCTTATCATATAGACGAATCAAAAGAAATAGCAAAAGCTTTAAATAATTATGCATATTCTTTTGCTGTTAATTATAAAAACCCTTATGTTCCAGTGCCTTTATCAGATCCAATGGGAAAAGTTCTTTCTGGATTATTTACTTTGGGTAAGTATACACCATCTTCTGCTACACGTTATGCCCTTCCTGGTGAATATGGATGGCCTATAAAATTGGTTCAACTTGATAGATGTATACAGGAATGGAGATTTCCTTATAAAGATAAAGAGTTAGTAATAATTAATACTCATAACTCTGCTTTTGATGATGGAAGTTTGAGAAAAACTCAAATGGGATTCTTAAAAGATAAATTATTGAGTGAGTATAAAAAAGGGAATTATGTAATCATAGGTGGAGATTGGAATATGGTTCCACCAGGAGTACCTTTAAATAACTTTAAAAGCGAACAAAAAATTCCTTCTTGGATTATTGAAATATCAAAAGATTGGCCAGACAAAGGCTGGAAATGGAATTATGATATAAAAACACCTTCAATACGAAATGATGATATACCTTATACTCCTGGAAAAAATTATACTACAATAATTGATAGTTTTTTAACTTCACCCAATATAGTAGTTGAGAGTATAAATGGTTATAATTTGAACTTTGTATATACTGATCATAATCCAGTTATGATAAAAGTTAAATTAAATTAA
- a CDS encoding FumA C-terminus/TtdB family hydratase beta subunit codes for MNIESLKIWDEISYSGELIVMRDAAHKRLKELMDDNKKLPVDLNKKIIFYAGPAKSLDGFPVGSIGPTTSNRMDPFLDMVFSLGVLGTIGKGKRSSVAISMCKKYKRVYFVTPSGSAAVMAKKVIKRKVLAFNDLGTEAIQLLEVVDFPLLVAIDSNGNSIFK; via the coding sequence TTGAATATTGAGTCTTTAAAGATTTGGGATGAAATAAGTTATAGTGGTGAATTAATTGTAATGCGTGATGCTGCTCACAAACGTTTAAAAGAGTTAATGGATGATAATAAAAAACTTCCTGTTGATTTAAATAAAAAAATAATATTTTATGCGGGTCCTGCAAAGAGTTTAGATGGGTTCCCTGTTGGTTCTATTGGGCCAACAACGAGTAATAGAATGGATCCTTTTCTTGATATGGTGTTTTCTCTTGGAGTTCTTGGTACTATTGGTAAGGGAAAGAGAAGTTCTGTTGCAATAAGTATGTGTAAAAAATATAAAAGGGTATACTTTGTAACTCCAAGTGGTTCTGCTGCAGTAATGGCAAAAAAGGTTATTAAAAGAAAGGTTTTAGCTTTTAATGATTTGGGTACAGAGGCTATACAGCTTTTAGAGGTGGTTGATTTTCCACTTCTTGTTGCAATAGATAGTAATGGTAATAGTATCTTTAAATGA
- a CDS encoding viroplasmin family protein: MNKKIYAVKKGRKTGLFSSWKECEEQTKGYSGAIYKSFTNKEEAEKYLQNSSLNKKTKNVDIKNTIIAYIDGSFNSKTKEYSAGIVMFYNNTKKTFKYKDKDPKFSKMRNVAGEIMASQLIMQYAVKNHVKNLEIYYDYEGIEKWCTDEWKANKTGTKLYKKYYDQIKDKVNIKFIKVQAHTGNKYNEEADKLAKSALGLL, from the coding sequence ATGAATAAAAAAATATATGCCGTAAAAAAAGGTAGAAAAACTGGATTATTTAGTAGTTGGAAAGAATGTGAAGAACAAACAAAAGGCTATTCAGGAGCAATATATAAAAGTTTTACAAATAAAGAAGAAGCAGAAAAATATTTACAAAATTCTTCTTTAAATAAAAAAACTAAAAATGTTGATATTAAAAATACAATAATAGCATACATAGACGGAAGTTTTAATTCAAAAACAAAAGAATACTCAGCGGGAATAGTAATGTTTTATAATAACACAAAAAAAACCTTTAAATACAAAGATAAAGATCCAAAATTTTCAAAAATGAGAAATGTTGCAGGAGAAATAATGGCATCACAATTAATAATGCAATATGCAGTAAAGAATCATGTAAAAAACTTAGAAATATACTATGATTATGAAGGAATAGAAAAATGGTGTACTGATGAATGGAAAGCAAATAAAACAGGCACAAAACTATACAAAAAATATTATGACCAAATAAAAGATAAAGTAAATATAAAATTCATAAAAGTACAAGCACATACAGGAAACAAATATAATGAAGAAGCTGATAAACTTGCAAAAAGTGCTTTAGGGTTACTTTAA
- a CDS encoding peptidylprolyl isomerase, with amino-acid sequence MSDKVLAVVNGKEITERAVNDLIAKLGPQRSAPFMTPEGKKQLLDELINQELIYLDAIDQKLDEEEDFKINLDVVKKDILKQYAIGKLLNPITVSDDEVKKYYEENKAAFVKPESVKASHILIDSEEKANEILEELKNGTDFADAAKKYSSCPSKAQGGDLGYFGRGQMVPEFDSAVFNMELNEISNPVKTQFGYHIIKVTDKKDKEMSSFEEVKEGITKQMLNMKQSEVYLKKSQELKSKYTVEIK; translated from the coding sequence ATGTCTGATAAAGTATTAGCTGTTGTAAATGGTAAAGAAATAACAGAAAGAGCTGTAAATGATTTAATTGCAAAGCTTGGTCCTCAAAGATCTGCACCTTTCATGACACCAGAAGGTAAAAAACAATTATTAGATGAGCTTATAAATCAAGAATTAATTTATTTAGATGCAATTGATCAAAAATTAGATGAAGAAGAAGATTTTAAAATAAACTTAGATGTTGTAAAAAAAGATATTTTAAAACAATATGCAATTGGTAAACTTTTAAATCCTATAACTGTTTCTGATGATGAAGTTAAGAAGTATTATGAAGAAAATAAAGCTGCTTTTGTAAAGCCTGAAAGCGTTAAGGCAAGTCATATTTTAATTGATTCTGAAGAAAAAGCAAATGAAATTTTAGAGGAATTAAAAAATGGTACTGATTTTGCAGATGCAGCTAAAAAATATTCAAGTTGTCCTTCAAAGGCTCAAGGTGGAGATCTTGGCTACTTTGGAAGAGGTCAAATGGTTCCAGAATTTGATTCAGCTGTTTTTAATATGGAATTAAATGAAATAAGTAATCCTGTTAAAACTCAATTTGGTTATCATATAATAAAGGTAACAGATAAAAAGGATAAAGAAATGAGTTCTTTTGAAGAGGTTAAAGAAGGTATTACAAAACAAATGTTGAATATGAAACAAAGTGAAGTTTACTTGAAAAAATCTCAAGAGTTAAAATCAAAATATACTGTTGAAATAAAATAA
- the trhA gene encoding PAQR family membrane homeostasis protein TrhA — protein MKKRDYSIGEEIFNSITHGVGALLSLIALILLLVSSFLKGNTLHAASALVYSLTLFTLYLFSTLYHAIPNKKAKSVFKIFDHSSIFLLIAGTYTPFTLITIGGDLGWRVFAIIWSIAIFGILKEIFIKKKMVVLSTLIYLSMGWMVVFVLKPVVSNLPFWGLIWLIIGGLFYTAGTAFYIVKKIPYFHSVWHLFVLAGSVSHFICIYFYVV, from the coding sequence ATGAAAAAAAGAGATTATTCAATTGGTGAGGAAATTTTTAATAGTATAACTCATGGAGTTGGTGCTTTATTGAGTTTAATAGCTTTAATATTATTGCTTGTAAGTTCCTTTCTTAAAGGAAACACCTTGCATGCGGCTAGCGCTTTGGTTTATAGTTTAACTCTTTTTACTCTGTATTTGTTTTCAACGCTTTATCATGCTATACCAAATAAAAAGGCTAAGTCTGTTTTTAAAATCTTTGATCATTCTTCAATTTTTTTGTTAATCGCTGGTACTTATACTCCTTTTACTTTAATAACTATTGGTGGAGATCTTGGTTGGAGGGTGTTTGCTATTATATGGAGTATTGCCATTTTTGGAATATTAAAAGAGATTTTTATAAAAAAGAAAATGGTTGTTCTTTCAACATTAATTTATCTTTCTATGGGGTGGATGGTTGTTTTTGTTTTAAAACCTGTTGTAAGTAATTTACCTTTTTGGGGATTGATATGGCTAATAATTGGTGGGCTTTTTTATACAGCTGGTACTGCTTTTTATATAGTTAAAAAAATACCTTATTTCCATTCTGTTTGGCATCTTTTTGTTTTAGCTGGAAGTGTTTCTCATTTTATTTGTATTTATTTTTATGTTGTTTAA
- a CDS encoding phospholipase D-like domain-containing protein, whose amino-acid sequence MRKFLSILIILTLPILVFLSDYNLNLSNGDYLWINGLTDNIIGHIPGMYEQNNELFFRADNSVSEYSFDIGLNKWKIGISKNTNDSTVLFYDISTQDRNNKNLSYFLNLINGAKKFIYLSVYDLDNVDIVNALISAKNRGVDVRVVIESGNRNTKTDFKLPNNNIPIIYDMNSAYMHNKFGVIDGYCVVTGSTNLTETGINSNSNNMFIVFNNELAQDYMEEFNEQFNKKMFGKYDDNIKSFVKVKTNSGLIEPFFMPEDDLKDRLVQLINSAQQSIDIMMFTFTDKEIANALLDAKNRGLKIRIIMETFQAKSSWSVYSFIKSLNPVLDKNPRTFHHKVMIIDNSITVTGSYNFTNSAQFKNDENALIIHSQDVSHSFTKEFNRFWTLYTKK is encoded by the coding sequence ATGAGAAAGTTTTTAAGTATTTTAATTATTTTAACATTGCCTATTCTTGTCTTTTTATCTGATTATAACTTAAATTTGTCAAATGGAGATTATCTATGGATAAATGGTCTTACTGATAATATTATCGGCCATATTCCAGGTATGTATGAACAAAATAATGAACTTTTTTTTAGAGCAGATAATAGTGTCTCTGAATATTCTTTTGATATTGGATTGAATAAATGGAAAATAGGTATTTCAAAAAACACAAATGATTCAACAGTTTTATTTTATGATATTTCAACACAAGATAGAAATAATAAAAACTTATCTTATTTTTTGAATCTTATAAATGGTGCTAAGAAATTTATTTATCTTTCTGTTTATGATTTAGATAATGTTGATATTGTAAATGCTTTAATTTCTGCAAAAAATAGAGGGGTTGATGTAAGAGTTGTAATTGAATCTGGAAATAGAAATACAAAAACTGATTTTAAATTACCAAATAATAATATACCTATTATTTATGATATGAATAGTGCATATATGCATAATAAGTTTGGTGTTATAGATGGTTATTGTGTTGTTACTGGTAGTACAAACTTAACTGAAACTGGTATAAATTCTAATTCTAATAATATGTTTATTGTGTTTAATAATGAACTTGCACAAGATTATATGGAGGAATTTAATGAACAATTTAATAAAAAGATGTTTGGAAAGTATGATGATAATATAAAGAGTTTTGTTAAAGTAAAGACTAATTCTGGTTTAATAGAACCATTTTTTATGCCCGAAGATGATTTAAAGGATAGATTAGTTCAATTGATAAATAGTGCTCAACAGAGTATAGATATTATGATGTTTACTTTTACTGATAAAGAAATTGCAAATGCTCTTTTAGATGCAAAAAATAGAGGTTTAAAGATAAGAATCATTATGGAAACATTTCAAGCTAAGAGTTCGTGGTCTGTTTACTCTTTTATTAAAAGTTTAAATCCAGTTTTAGATAAAAATCCAAGAACTTTTCATCATAAAGTTATGATAATAGATAATTCTATAACCGTTACTGGTTCTTATAATTTTACGAATTCTGCTCAATTTAAAAATGATGAGAATGCTTTAATTATTCATAGTCAAGATGTTTCTCATTCTTTTACAAAGGAATTTAATAGATTTTGGACTTTGTATACAAAAAAATAA
- a CDS encoding fumarate hydratase: MESVDLNSIKNELIEAIKNANVLINSKVKEKVDNYSGLFCNTLKENYSVSKDTGMPLCQDTGMVEFFVFVGKDLCFNENINDFLNNCVEEVYTKNPFRYSTVNDPLFERKNLNNNTPAIVHLFQTNDSTLKIKFLIKGGGSENNTALFMLKPSSTKEDVVEIVKSFIKENGAKSCPPLHVGIGVGGSSDKAIILSKMALLKDFNERNSNELYANLENKLIKELNELKIGFQGLGKGSSVHSVHINYFPTHIATLPLAISVDCYLCRKGEVCFEY, encoded by the coding sequence ATGGAGAGTGTTGATTTAAATAGTATAAAAAATGAATTAATTGAAGCTATTAAGAATGCAAATGTTCTTATAAACTCAAAGGTTAAAGAAAAGGTGGATAATTATTCAGGTTTGTTTTGCAATACTTTAAAAGAAAACTACTCTGTTTCAAAGGATACTGGTATGCCTTTGTGTCAAGATACTGGAATGGTTGAATTTTTTGTTTTTGTTGGTAAAGATCTTTGTTTTAATGAGAATATAAATGATTTTTTAAATAATTGTGTTGAAGAGGTTTATACTAAAAATCCTTTTAGATATTCAACTGTTAATGATCCTTTGTTTGAAAGAAAAAACTTAAATAATAATACTCCAGCAATTGTTCATTTGTTTCAAACTAATGATAGTACTTTAAAAATAAAGTTTTTAATAAAGGGTGGAGGAAGCGAAAATAATACTGCTCTTTTTATGTTGAAGCCTTCTAGTACAAAAGAAGATGTTGTGGAGATAGTTAAATCTTTTATTAAAGAAAATGGTGCAAAGAGTTGTCCTCCACTTCATGTTGGTATTGGTGTTGGTGGAAGTTCAGATAAGGCTATTATTTTGTCTAAAATGGCTCTTTTAAAAGATTTTAATGAAAGAAATTCTAATGAACTTTATGCAAATCTTGAAAATAAATTAATAAAGGAATTAAATGAATTAAAGATAGGCTTTCAAGGTCTTGGAAAAGGTAGTTCTGTTCATTCTGTTCATATAAATTACTTTCCAACTCATATAGCAACGTTGCCGCTTGCTATTTCTGTTGATTGTTATCTTTGCAGAAAGGGGGAAGTTTGTTTTGAATATTGA
- a CDS encoding DegV family protein produces MSVKIITDSTSYIPENIKKELDISILSLNISFDTEEYKEIELKNETFYKKMEEYDELPKSSQPSIKDFYTAFEEIVIAGHEIVGVFLSSKMSGTYSTALMVKNMILENYPEAKIEIVDSTSNSMQLGFAAITGAKLAKEGKNIEEIVSEINKNIKRSKFIFIPDDFKYLKKGGRVGTAQAIIGSVLKIKPILTVINGKTAVLEKIRTRKKAIEKMIDIFAKDIEKYGFGDAVVHHINCEEEALKLADLLKETTGKIIKIVPIGPVIGTHVGPGSIGIAYFTKETLNS; encoded by the coding sequence ATGTCGGTAAAGATAATAACAGATAGTACATCGTATATTCCCGAAAACATAAAAAAAGAATTAGATATTTCAATATTATCATTAAATATTTCTTTTGATACAGAAGAATACAAAGAAATTGAATTGAAAAATGAAACATTTTATAAAAAAATGGAAGAATATGATGAGTTACCAAAATCTTCGCAACCTTCTATAAAAGATTTTTACACAGCTTTTGAAGAAATAGTAATAGCAGGCCATGAAATAGTTGGAGTTTTTTTATCATCTAAAATGAGTGGAACATATTCAACAGCATTAATGGTAAAAAATATGATACTTGAAAACTACCCAGAAGCAAAGATAGAAATAGTAGATTCAACATCAAACTCAATGCAACTTGGATTTGCAGCAATAACTGGTGCAAAACTTGCAAAAGAAGGAAAAAATATTGAAGAAATAGTATCAGAAATAAATAAAAATATAAAAAGAAGCAAATTTATATTCATACCAGACGATTTCAAGTATTTGAAAAAAGGAGGAAGAGTAGGAACTGCACAAGCAATTATAGGATCTGTGCTAAAAATAAAACCAATATTGACAGTAATAAATGGAAAAACAGCCGTTTTAGAAAAAATCAGAACTAGAAAAAAAGCAATTGAAAAGATGATAGATATTTTTGCAAAAGACATTGAAAAATATGGATTTGGAGACGCAGTTGTACATCATATTAACTGTGAAGAAGAAGCATTGAAATTAGCAGACTTATTAAAAGAAACGACTGGAAAAATAATTAAAATAGTTCCAATAGGTCCAGTAATAGGAACACATGTTGGACCTGGATCAATAGGAATAGCCTACTTTACTAAAGAAACATTAAATTCATGA
- a CDS encoding MATE family efflux transporter: protein MELNLTEGSILKKLTKLALPIMATSFFQMAYNMTDMMWLGRVGSSVVAAVGVAGFFIWFANAIVMMTKVGAEVTVSQSIGAKNKKKAFEYIISSLFLAFVLGVFYSVFLYFFANDLISIFQFEDKSIFSMSVNYLRIISFGILFTFLNPTFSGVYNGLGNSKIPFLVNGIGLIVNMILDPILILNFNFRETGAAIATVFSQLIVLIVFLIDFKKFKESLVFKFNLSNFKKIIKIGFPITLNSSLFATFSMIISTMISKYGALPVAVQSVGAKIESVSWMTASGFSTALGTFTGQNYGAGKINRIKKGYLSTITLSFIVGLSATFAFMFFGKQIFSFFIPEQSAIDLGFKYLKILAISQVFMTLEISTQGAFNGFGKTIPPTVVSILFTGLRIPFGVLLAEYITKDVTGFWWSISISSILKGVVLTTWFVLFFSSKYNKNIFNSEKI from the coding sequence ATGGAGTTGAATTTAACTGAAGGTAGTATATTAAAAAAATTAACAAAATTAGCACTTCCAATAATGGCTACGTCGTTTTTTCAAATGGCTTATAATATGACAGATATGATGTGGCTTGGAAGGGTTGGTAGTTCTGTTGTTGCTGCTGTTGGTGTTGCTGGTTTTTTTATTTGGTTTGCAAATGCAATAGTTATGATGACTAAAGTTGGTGCAGAGGTAACTGTTTCTCAATCAATAGGTGCAAAAAATAAGAAAAAGGCATTTGAATATATTATTTCTTCTTTATTTTTGGCTTTTGTTTTGGGAGTTTTTTATTCTGTTTTTTTGTATTTTTTTGCAAATGATTTAATTTCAATTTTTCAATTTGAAGATAAGAGTATTTTTTCTATGTCTGTAAATTATCTTAGAATAATTTCTTTTGGAATTTTATTTACATTTTTAAATCCAACTTTTTCTGGTGTTTATAATGGTCTTGGTAATAGTAAAATTCCTTTTTTAGTAAATGGCATTGGATTAATTGTGAATATGATTTTAGATCCAATTTTAATTTTAAACTTTAATTTTAGAGAAACTGGTGCTGCTATTGCTACTGTTTTTTCTCAATTAATTGTTTTAATAGTATTTTTAATTGATTTTAAAAAGTTTAAAGAGAGTTTGGTCTTTAAATTTAACCTTAGTAATTTTAAAAAAATTATTAAAATAGGGTTTCCAATAACTTTAAATAGTTCTTTGTTTGCAACTTTTTCTATGATAATTTCTACTATGATTTCAAAGTATGGTGCTTTACCTGTTGCTGTTCAAAGTGTTGGAGCTAAGATTGAATCTGTTTCTTGGATGACTGCTTCAGGTTTTTCAACAGCTCTTGGCACGTTTACGGGTCAAAATTATGGTGCTGGAAAAATAAATAGAATAAAAAAGGGTTATTTGTCTACTATAACTTTGAGTTTTATTGTTGGTTTATCTGCAACCTTTGCTTTTATGTTTTTTGGAAAACAAATTTTTTCTTTTTTTATTCCAGAGCAAAGTGCTATAGATCTTGGTTTTAAATATTTAAAAATATTGGCAATTTCTCAAGTTTTTATGACTTTAGAGATTTCTACTCAAGGAGCTTTTAATGGCTTTGGTAAAACTATTCCTCCAACTGTTGTTAGTATACTTTTTACTGGTTTAAGAATTCCTTTTGGTGTTCTTTTGGCTGAGTATATAACAAAAGATGTTACTGGTTTTTGGTGGAGTATTAGCATTAGTAGCATTTTAAAGGGCGTAGTTTTAACTACTTGGTTTGTTTTATTTTTTTCTTCTAAGTATAATAAAAATATATTTAATTCTGAAAAAATTTAG
- a CDS encoding MFS transporter, with protein MELKKRNFVFLSLLLFSILVNTLAPIMTSIKSTFNVSIIELSFVPTLSTVGSMLSNFIGAMIIAQLGLKSSLLITIIFGVIGTSIFAISSSFLMILFGIFFIGVSMGTAFTTLTSFFAHLDEKYQNYGFFHACFGFGGILAPVFIAFLLKYNIDFRTIYAVYSVLLIVLFFYVLLTNTMKNTKYEAIRFREALKILSRKFVYISLIIFVLYAGVEIGYVTWSGTLFNKFNITKENASLILSGFWIVFTFARILTEKINKKIGLLKTISIFSFFSALSIILLLFTHNYLFFISTGIFLGPIFPSVQKFSNSKLSNREVGLFSGLVYGSTGIGQLIIVNSMALIGSINILYSYVLPMFILFTLILLKRLLNSV; from the coding sequence ATGGAATTGAAAAAAAGAAACTTTGTTTTTTTATCTTTATTATTATTTTCTATATTAGTAAATACACTTGCTCCAATTATGACTTCTATTAAAAGTACCTTTAATGTTTCTATTATTGAGCTGTCTTTTGTTCCAACTTTAAGTACTGTTGGAAGTATGCTTTCTAATTTTATTGGAGCTATGATTATTGCACAACTTGGTTTGAAATCTTCTCTTTTAATAACCATTATTTTTGGAGTTATTGGAACTAGTATTTTTGCAATTTCTTCTTCTTTTTTGATGATTTTATTTGGAATATTTTTTATTGGAGTTTCTATGGGTACGGCTTTTACAACATTAACCTCTTTTTTTGCTCATTTAGATGAAAAATATCAAAATTATGGTTTTTTTCATGCTTGCTTTGGATTTGGAGGTATTTTAGCTCCTGTTTTTATAGCTTTTTTATTAAAGTATAATATAGATTTTAGAACTATTTATGCTGTTTATTCTGTTCTTTTAATTGTTCTGTTTTTTTATGTTTTATTAACTAATACTATGAAAAATACAAAATATGAAGCTATAAGATTTCGAGAAGCTTTAAAAATATTGTCAAGAAAATTTGTTTATATTTCTTTAATTATTTTTGTATTGTATGCTGGTGTTGAAATTGGATATGTAACTTGGAGTGGTACATTATTTAATAAGTTTAATATTACCAAGGAAAATGCTTCATTAATTTTGAGTGGTTTTTGGATTGTCTTTACTTTTGCAAGAATTTTAACAGAAAAAATTAATAAAAAAATTGGTTTGTTAAAAACTATTTCTATTTTCTCTTTCTTTTCTGCATTGAGTATTATTTTATTATTATTTACACATAACTATTTGTTTTTTATTTCCACTGGAATATTTTTAGGACCAATTTTTCCATCAGTACAAAAGTTTTCTAATTCAAAATTATCTAATAGAGAAGTTGGTCTCTTTAGCGGTTTAGTTTATGGTTCAACTGGTATAGGTCAATTAATAATAGTTAATTCAATGGCCTTAATAGGAAGCATAAATATATTATATTCTTACGTTTTACCTATGTTTATTTTATTTACGTTAATTTTACTAAAACGATTATTAAATAGTGTATAA
- a CDS encoding NAD(P)-dependent malic enzyme — MDIKELSLKKHEEWKGKLEVVSKSKVNNSHDLAIAYTPGVAEPCKKIYQNNDDVYKYTMKGNTVAVITDGTAVLGLGDIGPKAALPVMEGKCVLFKEFAGINAIPICLDTKDVDEIIKTIKLISPGFGGINLEDISAPRCFEIEERLKKELNIPVFHDDQHGTAIIVLAGIINALKVVNKNTDVRVVVNGAGAAGTAITKLLLKYGFKNIMVCDKQGILTPKTAVNDHQKELALMTNTKELSGSLKDAIKKSDIFIGVSAPNIVTEDMVKSMNKDAIIFAMANPTPEIMPDLAKKAGAKVIGTGRSDFPNQVNNVLAFPGIFKGALKIRSQISDDMKVAAAEAIASMVDDLNEDNILPKAFDEGISDKVAEAIVAINKK; from the coding sequence ATGGATATTAAGGAACTTTCTTTAAAAAAACATGAAGAATGGAAAGGTAAGTTAGAGGTAGTTTCAAAGTCAAAGGTTAACAATTCTCATGATTTGGCAATTGCATATACTCCGGGTGTTGCAGAGCCTTGTAAAAAGATTTATCAAAACAATGATGATGTTTATAAGTATACAATGAAGGGAAATACAGTTGCTGTAATAACTGATGGAACAGCTGTTCTTGGTCTTGGAGATATTGGTCCAAAGGCTGCTCTTCCAGTTATGGAAGGTAAGTGTGTTTTATTTAAGGAGTTTGCTGGGATTAATGCTATTCCAATTTGTTTGGATACAAAAGATGTAGATGAAATAATTAAAACAATTAAGTTGATTTCTCCTGGTTTTGGTGGAATTAATCTTGAGGATATTTCTGCTCCTCGTTGTTTTGAAATAGAGGAAAGATTAAAAAAAGAGTTGAATATTCCTGTTTTTCATGATGATCAACATGGAACTGCTATTATAGTTCTTGCTGGTATAATCAATGCTTTAAAGGTTGTTAATAAAAATACAGATGTAAGAGTGGTTGTTAATGGTGCTGGTGCTGCTGGAACTGCTATTACAAAACTGCTTTTAAAGTATGGTTTTAAAAATATAATGGTTTGTGATAAACAAGGTATTTTAACGCCTAAAACGGCTGTTAATGATCATCAAAAAGAATTGGCTTTAATGACAAACACAAAAGAATTGAGTGGTAGTTTAAAGGATGCAATAAAAAAATCAGATATATTTATTGGAGTTTCTGCTCCAAATATAGTTACTGAAGATATGGTTAAATCAATGAATAAAGATGCTATTATCTTTGCTATGGCAAATCCAACACCAGAAATAATGCCTGATTTGGCTAAAAAGGCTGGAGCTAAAGTTATTGGAACTGGACGTTCTGATTTTCCAAATCAAGTTAATAATGTTCTTGCTTTTCCTGGAATTTTTAAAGGAGCTTTAAAAATACGGTCTCAAATAAGTGATGATATGAAGGTTGCTGCTGCAGAGGCTATTGCTTCTATGGTTGATGATTTGAATGAAGATAATATATTGCCTAAAGCTTTTGATGAAGGTATTTCTGATAAAGTTGCAGAGGCTATTGTAGCTATAAATAAAAAATAA
- a CDS encoding Hsp20/alpha crystallin family protein encodes MSLLKVYNDDFFKKPFELFEEFDNLLNAAPTRDMKIDIYEDEKSLNIEAELPGVTKKDIKINLEDNVLSIRCDKKEEKEEKGKNYFRRERVFGTFERSFKLPENVDVEKIDANFENGILKLNIPKKEKQNNSKEIVIK; translated from the coding sequence ATGAGTTTATTAAAAGTTTATAACGACGATTTTTTCAAAAAACCATTTGAATTATTTGAAGAATTTGACAATCTATTAAATGCAGCTCCAACAAGAGACATGAAAATAGACATATATGAAGATGAAAAAAGTTTAAACATTGAAGCAGAACTTCCTGGAGTAACAAAAAAAGACATAAAAATAAACTTAGAAGACAACGTATTGAGCATAAGATGTGATAAAAAAGAAGAAAAAGAAGAAAAAGGAAAAAATTATTTCAGAAGAGAAAGAGTATTTGGAACCTTTGAAAGAAGCTTTAAACTACCTGAAAATGTAGATGTAGAAAAAATAGATGCAAACTTTGAAAATGGAATTTTAAAATTAAACATACCAAAAAAAGAAAAACAAAATAACTCAAAAGAAATCGTTATAAAATAA